The Penaeus chinensis breed Huanghai No. 1 chromosome 34, ASM1920278v2, whole genome shotgun sequence DNA window CAGCTGCTGTTGAAGTAAACAACCGCGTTCCAATACCCGTCTATGTATTCAACTTTGAAACATAATCTTTGAAAACATTCATCTTTACTTTCTTAATTGGGCTGCTACACTTACAACTGCCAATAGCTTAGATGGATAATGTATATCTaagtattatttattcatatactttttACTTATCCCCAACATCTAAAAGTATTGATTATACACTGATCACTAATTTGTATTACTTTCAGAGATGTATAGTGAATTCTATCAAAAGAATTTCCAAAGAAACTCAGAACAGCTAGCCACTCTGGCGTCCCCCGGCCGATGCAATCTTCTCTTGAATCCAGTGCAGGTACTTGACTATCCTCGTGTAGGTGTTGAAAAAGCTAATTTTGTCGGACTTGCAGCCGCTACCGGAGGAGAGCAGGCCGTAGAGCGTGTACCTTCCCCTCGTGAGACAAGCCAAGGGACCCCCCGAGTCGCCATGGCAGCCGCTCCGATTTAACGAGGATCCTCCGCCTGTGCATACTTGCGAGGAGGTGTAGCTCACGCTGCCATCGAAGAAGTTGTCACACCAATAGTCTGGCAACACGAAGGTGGTCACCTCGCGGGGCCGGGATGTCGCCTGTGCCATGAAAAatgcatatattcctatatatctattttacttcacacacacacacacacacacacacacacatatatgtttgtatgtatgtatatatatatatatatttatatatatatgtatatgtatctatacgtataaatatacatatacataaaaaaacgtaGGAATGAATAaaatcagacacacacgcaagcgcgcgcgcgcacacacacacacacacacacacgcacgcacgcacgcacacgtacatacaaacacacacacatacatgcatataaacatacacacacacacacacacacacacacatatatatgtatatacatatatatgaatatatatacacacacacacacacacacacccacacacacagacacacacacacacgcacgtacgcacgcacacgcacgcacgcacgcacacgtacatacatacacacacacatacatgcatataaacacacacacacacacacacacacacacatatatatgtatatacatatatatgaatatatatatacacacacacacacagacacacacacacacgcacgtacgcacgcacgcacgcacgcacacgcacatacatacacacacacatacatgcatacaaacacacacacacacacacacatatatatatatatatatatatatatatatatatatgtatatacatatatataaatacacacacacacacacacacacacacacatatatatatatatatatatatatatatatatatatgtatgtatgtatgtacatatatgtgaatatatacacacacacacacacatacacacacacacacacacatatatatatatatatgtatgtatgtatgtatatacatatatatgaatatatatatacacatatatatattcattagttcAATTCCGCCGtaagtttaaataaataaattgattaaaaattaacacacataatatatacatacatatatatatacacatatacacacacacacacacacatatatatatatatatatatatatatatatatatatatatatgtgtgtgtgtgtgtgtgtgtgtgtgtgtgtatacatacatatatatatatatatatatatatatatatatatatgtatatacatatatacatatatatacatacatacatacatatacatatgtgtttacatacatacatatatataatatacataaatataaatatacatatatgtatatctgtcaaaTTACCCCGGCATTGAAGTTGGTCTCGCCCCAGCCCACCAGCTTGCAAGCCCCAAGGTCATCGTAGGAGGCGTCGAAAGAGGGCAGGCACACTGGCCTCACTCTCTCGCTGAACCTGAAGCAGAAGAAGCATTCGCGTGGTCACGGTTATCCctcatgcatttattcatatacatatgtgtgtgtgagtgtgtgtgtgtgtgtgtgtgtgtgtgtgtgtgtgtatatgtgtgcgtgtgtgtgcatgcgtgtatgtatacatctggtCCCAGAGTTGGAGGATTCACGGTGAATAAATTTTAGATAACGTAATATAGCTATaaaaagcaataaagcgaaaatgcCTCTTGCATATCCGCGCGCTTTCTTGTTCCTCCAGTCGGTGGTTGAATTACAATGTGTACACCGACTTGTCCCGAGAAGTGGGAAATGGGACTCCGTAGCACATCTATACTCGCACTTGTATGCATTACGTGTTATATTCATACCGCTGTctagaaaaaatatatcagtaatGCAATGATATACTCATATGCGCGAGCTCGCGCGcgcccatgcacgcacgcacgcatgcacgcacgcacgcacgcacgcacgcacgcacgcacgcacacacacacatacacacgcacacacacacacacacacacacatatatatatatgtgtgtgtatacatatatatatatatatatatatatatatatatatatatatatgagctctgactcctgcctcgagcccgagaaaacgacatatcgccttgagaggtcgaacgcaggtgtcgtagcggaagtcaccgccgtagcacaagtgttagcgcgccgaaccgcagttgattaggaaggccatccaatcaggcaagggggagacggccttataacctctcaatagtgaattgagagaggcctatgtcctgcagtggaatgaatggctgattgaaatatatatatatgtgtgtgtgtgtgtgtgtgtgtgtgtgtgtgtgtgtgcacattcacatgtatgtctatatatatttatttgtatatatatatatgcacacaatatatgcatgtatatataaatgtacatatatatatatatatatagatatatatatatatatatatatatatatacatataatagacacacacatacacacacacacacacacacacacacacacacacacacacacacacacacacatatatatatatatatatatatatatatatatatatatatatatatatatatatcacgagtaAATGCATCAAGCATCAAAGTATTTACCCTACTACAGTATGACTCTTCGCTTATCTTGCGACAGACATGTCAAATAGACATGTTTCTGCAAGCACGTTCGTAGAAACACAATGACACACATTGTACAATGAATTATTAATGTCACTCTAACTCTACGCATCTAATAAAAAGGCTTGGGaaaactattaccattactgataaTGATCCCGGGTTCCACTGCTCGGCCTCCCCTGGTCCCTCAGTTCCGTTCGGGCCAGAGCGAGTGTGGACTGGCTCCAAAACGTTTTTTGATAATCTTGTACTACCTAATGATATTTAACGCATCTCTGACACGATTACAAATTAAAGATCCTTATTGCAAAAATAAATTAGCAGTGTCTCTGCATAAAACGCTCTGGTTCCCAGGGCACCCAGACCGGCCATGTCAGCAGATCCCCCAGCTTTAAGCCTGGTGCATACCTGAAGCCTCTTCCATTCCTTCGCTGAATCTTGATAAGAGCGATGTCGTTGTCAAAACGATCATGTTCTTCGTAGCGCTCGTGGACCCATACCTTGTCAATTTCGAACTCCTGCTCAGAGAggattaatgaattaataatattgaATTATAATCACGTCATGCATATCTTATGCACATAGCTAACttacttatcataatcatcagtgtgTGAGAAACAATAAAAACTGAATAATAAATGAACTATCGCAGGAGCACAAGCAAATCTCACCTGCTCAAAACTGCCTTCAACGAAGCGGGAATTGTAGTCACCGGCTCTGACTACGATCTCGAGGTCGGCTCTTAGTCTCAAACAATGCCCTGCCGTCAATATGTAGTCTTCAGATATAACAGATCCTCCACAAATTAGGGCGCCGCCTCCTGGGTGCTGATCGTGGAAGCAAAGGTGTTGATATCAGAGTGTCAGTGTTGTAGACGTTTGTTTGTATTTCACTGTAAATCGTAATAGTACGCTTTACGTGGCATGtgttttattaattgtttatgtGTCCATATCATAACAGAATCAATTAAAAACATTAATTAATAGTAGTCATTTCTCACAAGCGAAAATACGGAGatgacataaaaatataaatattacataaatgCAAGCTCAGAAGATCAAGGTTCCTCATACAGCTGAGGATGCAGTACCTCTTTTCTGCGTAAGGAAACCAGCCAAGGGAAATCAAAAAGAGCAGGAATGATTCCACCTCGGCTCTTTGCCAGCCCTCCGATATACCGTCTCGAAGAGTCTTCAGGAACCCCGCAATCCGTAGGCAGAAGGGACCTCAGCTTGGCATCTACTTCCCCTTTTCTGGAAAAGCAGAATCTTGTATAAGGTTCTTGCAAGGGATACGAACGAAGCGAAGCAAATTAAGACTAATACTTTATTTGATTCTCATTTAGAAGATATGGCTGACTCACTTGCTAGAACAAGAGACACCTGCGGCGGTTTGACATCTGCTATTCATAAGCCTAAGTCTACACTGCTGCAGTTGAACCTCGTGCCCGACGCAGTCTATAATGACGTTCCAAACGGAGCCTGGCGACTGCTGGAGACCGGACGTTGCAATTGCATCCCCCTCGTGGCCCATCATGCGACACACCACCTGCAGTGTACATAGTCAAGTACTGGGTCAGTAAtgccttcttttattttcgttgatATCACAAGAGTGATGGTTAAGGTGTGTGGCAATGTGCATAgatgggtgcgcgcgcgcgcatgtgtgtgtgtgtgtgtgtgtgtgtgtgtgtgtgtttgtgtgtgtgtgttgtgtgtgtgtgcgtgcgtgtgcgtgtgtgtgtgcgcatatatatatatatacatatatatatatatatactcacacactataagtatgtataaatagcttccacgtggcgtacagaagcaagtatacgcgtggcttcaccgcaggcgccccaacgtgccccacgcacccaccagtacttaaggctcaggatgacccaggtcagtctcagtcctttcagagagtcttgccgaccgctgcgggtcaggctggccgcgcccgccctccgggcagaccaagcacttagccttacgaagacttgtatctgtgtgaatatctgtgttgcatatgcttctaaataaaagaggttaagccaaccgtccgtttcactactcctgctaaaccatatgtttaaggtgtcatttaaataccctttacacacacacatccatccatatatatatgtatgtgttggtgtgtgtgtgtgtgtatgtatgtatatatatatatatatatatatatatatatatatatataaactatgaatacatatacaaatatatattcaaatatttaaacacacacacacacacacacatatatatacacccttttTTCCCTTCGCCTAGTTTTGTCACCGCTAACTTGATCCAGTTTCCGTGCCTCAAACCTCCGCTTTCAGCTTCGCCAGGCGTTTACGGAAGACAAAATATTGGAACCTCGCCCGACTACGAAATCCAGCAATATCCGTCTTCTCCATTGCcactttcctatttttttgtgaaaatgaaaaaaaaaaaatgccgtagGATACTCTTGGAAACCCAAatatctacgtatgtatttataagaaTTCCATTTTTGAAGTATTTACCAATACttcataaagtaaaataaataatgacagcCATAGTTACCACATCAGGAATGATTTTTAAAAGTGATCAAACATGTTTTTCCCATTTGAAATAAATAACTATGCTCCTCAGTGAAGATATGACATGTGCGACTAAACTCGGCTTGGCATTAGCAAACCAGGCCTCCCGCTCCGACAAAAGATAACAAACTTTTCCATATATATTGGGCATCATAGTGCTTGGACTAGACATCGGAAACCTACGTCTTGCCACAATACATGTTTACTCACCATAAGTGAAGCCCAAGACGGTTTTTCTGAGGTCGGTACATCAGAATTTTGTAGGGAATCCGACATGCAGAATAAATAGAATCGTGGATTGCATCATACATTTCTGATCTGGGAAGATTTGCtttgcgagaaagcttgcaaatatttttttcatatcacgGTTCACTAATGCGTACATTCTGTTGCAAATCATTAAAGATTaaattcagtgtggtagttgaaTCAACTTtgtattaatgtcattgttaattTATCACATTTAGCTAAAATTAACGTTAATCTTCACGTTTGTGAATCATTCTTTACGTGAGAtaactctcactttctttctcactcactttcattctcactctcgctcacacacactcacttgtccaggcagaacaaaagacactgacatttttttttaattactggaATTTGTTTTCGTAATTGTAGGCGTATAGATCAATGATGTATCTCCTTTGTCCGTGATTTTGCCAGTCTTGACGAGTGACAACACTATGCACTTTAATTcaaatttcttattttacatacatttctttctttatgtgaCAACCGGATTGCCGTTGGCGTTTCCTTTATCTACTCTCACATCTAGCATAGACAGTTTGCTGCTCAAGCACTTCCTTTGCGGACAGCTACCTACGTCTCCCTCTCCAATTTTCTTCATATCTatgtgaaataaaacacaaacgaaaaaaagagacgaaaataaaataaaaactaccaGTAAAAACTACAAATTCCTATAGATAGCAGCACTGAACATCCCCATCTgttacctttctttttctcttaccatTTTGGCCCTTGCGCACATAATCTAGTTCAGCTACTAAGGATAGCAGTTGGGCCAGGGATATCcaacacggcaccgaaggagaaCCCTGCTGAAGATACAGTTACCTAGTGATGTCGTGGAAGCCTGTAGATCCAGCGAATGACCAGGAACTCATCTGTGCAGGTACCGGTCACCCCGGTCtgctgtggaagggcgccgcctgcctggatgtCGTAGATCAAGTCAAACTCCTGGTGTTCATCAGTACAAGATCTAAAGTCTAGATTAAGCGTGTGCCACGTCggctctgcccccctcctcccagggctggctggccggacacgacaCACCGCTCAGCGCTTGCTCACAGATATTCCTATCATGGTCCCTTATTCGTATGTATTCTCCATCAATGAAGAGTCAAGCCgcatatcactgtgtgtgtgtgtgtgtgtgtgtgtgtgtgtgtgtgtgtgtgtgtgtgtgtgtgtgtgtgtgtgtgtgtgtgtgtctgtgtgtgtgtgtgtttggaatacatagagaaaaaggtatgaattgaGATCTC harbors:
- the LOC125043791 gene encoding neurotrypsin-like — its product is MTWKGLPFIIILSLVFSDAQDIRSIQQIRLVGGRTITEGNLQVAVNGVWGSVCDDGFGFAEADVTCRELGFEGADYFTWNNHFGNNSSELRRGQTKYWLDRLNCDGVTRLAECSSSQLGMHDCGPTEIAGVMCRTIHSKCSGQEFPCSDRGGCVARSLVCDGSVHCSDGSDEKEELCEDVGVIRLRESSRRFEVPGMVAGTVAVKRRGSWSSLCGRFLVSDARVLCRSLGYGGGWTVPLYRGYLGKGLSPAIQSLPQCEGHEAWIGECPGETWGEERCPIGLELGVLCSVEDVAVRLANGRLEVRLERFPWASVCSVGFDDLDARVVCRMMGHEGDAIATSGLQQSPGSVWNVIIDCVGHEVQLQQCRLRLMNSRCQTAAGVSCSSKKGEVDAKLRSLLPTDCGVPEDSSRRYIGGLAKSRGGIIPALFDFPWLVSLRRKEHPGGGALICGGSVISEDYILTAGHCLRLRADLEIVVRAGDYNSRFVEGSFEQEFEIDKVWVHERYEEHDRFDNDIALIKIQRRNGRGFRFSERVRPVCLPSFDASYDDLGACKLVGWGETNFNAGATSRPREVTTFVLPDYWCDNFFDGSVSYTSSQVCTGGGSSLNRSGCHGDSGGPLACLTRGRYTLYGLLSSGSGCKSDKISFFNTYTRIVKYLHWIQEKIASAGGRQSG